The DNA segment GAGCAGCGCGTCCGCTTCGCGCAGCATTCCGATGATCTGCTCGACCGTGTGTCTCTTGCGATGCATTTCGAAGTCCTCCTCGGCCTCCCGGCCGTGTGGACTCCCATTCTAACTGGTCTCACCCGCGGGGGGCACTCCAGCCCCTCTCCCGCTTGCGGGGGATCTGGAGGGGGCAAGTCCGTGGGAGGGGGCCTACTCCGGCCGGGGCAGGGCGGGGGTCTGGCCGATGAGCGAGTACAGGTCGCCCCAGAGGCGCGCGACGGGCCGGAGCGACCCGGTGTCCACGAAGTGCGTCCCCTCCACCATCCTCAGCTCCTCCGAGATCCGCACCCGCAGCACCTCGCCGATCAGCAGCGTGTTCGGCGCGCCCTCCATCTCCACCTCCTTGAACAGCCGGCACTCGAAGACCGCGGGGCAGTCGGCGACGTACGGCGCGTCCACCGAATCCGCCTCGGCGGAGACGAGGCCGGCGCGCTCGAACTCGTCCACCTCCGGGCCCCACTCGCCGCTGGTGAGGTTCATCGCGCGGAGCTGCGCCTCGGTGGCGACGTTCACGCAGAAGACGCCGGTCTCGCGCACGTTGCGGAGGGTGTCCTTGGGGGCGCCGCCGCGGTGCCCCACGGAGACGCCGACCAGGAACGGGGTGGCGGAGAGCGCCCCGAAGTAGCTGAACGGCGCCAGGTTGCGCTGCCCGCCCGCGGAGCGCGTGGACACCCAGGCGATGGGGCGGGGGACCACCAGCGAGGTGAGGAGCTGGTACCGCTCGCGCGCGGACAGCTCGCCGACCGTGAAAACACGCTGCGCCGCCGGGGTGGCCCCCGGCGGCGCAGCGTCGCTTCCGGGGCCCTCCCCGGCGCTCACGACACCGACATCTGGAACACGCCCCGCCCGATGGCCATGATTCCGCCGAGCACCAGCACCAGCGCGACCACCACCCCGGCGAGGACGACGCCGTACCGCTGCCGCTCGTCGGGGCGCCCCCGCCCGAAGACGGAGAAGCCGTGCGCGGCGATCGCCGCCAGCAGCATCATCACGATGTGCCCCATGAGCGCGGGGTAGAACGGGCGCACGAAGAGGAGGGCGATACCCAGGAGCACCTGGAGGTCGAGGGTGCCGGTGAAGATCGCCACCAGGACCCGCGCCGTACGGTCGTACGGCCGGCGCGTCGCCCAGCCGAACGCCAGGTACAGGATGGCGAGGACCGCCGCCAGGAGGACGAGGTAGCGGAGCCCCGAGTGCGCGTGGTAGAGAAAGGTCATCGTGGTTCGGTCTTGCGTGG comes from the Longimicrobiaceae bacterium genome and includes:
- a CDS encoding flavin reductase family protein, with translation MSAGEGPGSDAAPPGATPAAQRVFTVGELSARERYQLLTSLVVPRPIAWVSTRSAGGQRNLAPFSYFGALSATPFLVGVSVGHRGGAPKDTLRNVRETGVFCVNVATEAQLRAMNLTSGEWGPEVDEFERAGLVSAEADSVDAPYVADCPAVFECRLFKEVEMEGAPNTLLIGEVLRVRISEELRMVEGTHFVDTGSLRPVARLWGDLYSLIGQTPALPRPE